The following are encoded together in the Parabacteroides chongii genome:
- a CDS encoding ABC transporter permease, translating to MNNLVNFKSFFKFLSRNKTYTAIDIFGLSVSLMFVILIAVYSVQELSTDKYHEKGDRIYVLSSEANTGSAYKLAYRLQERYPEIEKVCPVAPWGFYHTSVTVADKNFNAELMFADTTFFDFFSFPLLVGDRNHVMDADDYGVISESFARKVFSDSDPIGQVVQVNDSIRIQVNGIMKDIQNSTIPYCDILMGIKQLKYMEEGIDSDQFYNTGAVNNFIMVKEGADLLAKTDDIVAYFKEVFWMYQRGIYSKVLLNPLEDFYFSDMGTYTLAKGDWQFVMILLSVGILILLFAIINYINLTVAQTAFRAKEMATRRLLGSSRGDLLLRLIMESTLMTFISFLLGIFMAIFFSPYASQLLNARINLSDFVTPGYVLLAVAVILLIGILAGLLPAIVISNAKPIEVVRGTFRRQTKMVFSKFFITFQNGITIALVAASITMVAQVNHLIHAPLGYKTTNVMDVPVESYKSKKDIETFANEVSQLASVKRIAFSQGTPFNRGNNSTEEINGKQVSFQVFRADTAFLSILGIEIIRDNHLAGPKKTYLNQQAMREMELPEDSPSIKVWGQEYPIAGVVKDFQLSNIMYQKKPVSLQIRNDIKEWTPYNVLLEVEGDPVESYKDIQEIYERIGHVGFEGKYIDTQIQESFAAQERTSRIVSIFAFVAILISLLGLLAMSTYFIQQRSSEVAVRKVFGSTNSQILYRLIRTFLVYVLIAFVIATPIIWRFMQQWLSDYSYRIELSPLIFIAAGLFCLFVSFVTIFIQSYQAANLNPVESIKNK from the coding sequence ATGAATAACCTGGTAAACTTTAAGTCATTTTTCAAATTTCTAAGCCGAAACAAAACCTATACGGCAATCGATATCTTCGGGTTATCCGTATCGTTGATGTTCGTTATATTGATAGCCGTTTATTCGGTACAGGAATTGTCTACCGACAAATACCATGAGAAAGGCGACCGTATCTACGTGTTAAGCAGCGAAGCCAATACCGGATCGGCCTATAAGCTGGCCTACCGTTTGCAGGAACGGTATCCGGAAATAGAAAAAGTATGTCCGGTCGCTCCCTGGGGATTCTATCATACATCTGTTACGGTGGCCGATAAAAACTTCAACGCCGAATTAATGTTCGCCGATACGACTTTCTTCGATTTCTTCTCTTTCCCGCTGTTGGTTGGCGACCGCAATCATGTGATGGATGCCGATGACTATGGTGTGATCTCCGAAAGTTTTGCCCGCAAAGTATTTAGCGACAGCGATCCGATAGGGCAGGTCGTTCAGGTGAACGATTCCATCCGTATCCAAGTGAACGGGATTATGAAAGATATTCAAAACTCTACGATTCCGTATTGCGATATCCTGATGGGAATCAAACAGCTCAAATATATGGAAGAGGGAATAGACAGCGACCAGTTCTATAATACCGGAGCCGTCAACAATTTCATTATGGTAAAGGAAGGAGCAGACCTGCTTGCCAAAACGGATGATATCGTCGCTTATTTCAAAGAAGTATTTTGGATGTATCAAAGAGGAATTTACAGCAAAGTGCTTCTGAATCCTCTGGAGGATTTCTATTTCTCGGATATGGGTACCTATACGCTGGCTAAAGGGGACTGGCAATTTGTAATGATCCTGCTTTCGGTGGGGATACTTATCCTGCTGTTTGCCATCATCAACTATATTAATCTGACAGTGGCGCAGACGGCTTTCCGGGCAAAAGAAATGGCTACCCGCAGATTATTGGGCTCGTCGAGAGGAGACCTGCTCCTGCGACTGATCATGGAGTCTACCCTGATGACTTTCATTTCTTTCCTGTTGGGTATCTTTATGGCAATATTTTTCTCTCCTTATGCCTCTCAGTTGTTGAATGCCCGTATAAATCTGTCGGACTTTGTTACCCCCGGTTATGTATTGCTGGCTGTAGCCGTCATTCTGTTGATCGGTATACTTGCAGGATTGTTGCCTGCCATTGTGATTTCCAATGCCAAGCCGATTGAAGTGGTGCGGGGTACTTTCCGTCGGCAAACCAAGATGGTGTTCAGTAAGTTCTTCATTACTTTTCAGAACGGGATCACGATTGCCTTGGTGGCAGCTTCCATTACGATGGTAGCACAGGTGAATCATCTCATACATGCTCCGTTGGGATATAAAACGACGAATGTGATGGATGTTCCGGTCGAATCTTATAAAAGTAAGAAAGATATAGAGACATTCGCTAATGAGGTGAGCCAACTGGCTTCTGTTAAGCGGATCGCTTTTTCACAGGGCACTCCTTTTAACCGGGGGAATAATTCTACGGAAGAGATCAATGGCAAGCAGGTCAGTTTCCAGGTATTCAGGGCCGATACGGCTTTTCTGAGTATATTAGGTATTGAGATAATACGTGATAATCATCTGGCCGGTCCTAAAAAGACCTATCTGAACCAGCAGGCTATGCGTGAAATGGAATTGCCGGAAGATTCTCCTTCCATCAAAGTGTGGGGGCAGGAATATCCTATTGCCGGTGTTGTGAAAGATTTTCAGTTATCGAATATCATGTATCAGAAGAAGCCGGTCAGCCTTCAGATTAGGAATGATATAAAAGAATGGACCCCGTATAATGTACTGCTGGAAGTAGAAGGCGATCCTGTGGAATCCTATAAAGATATACAGGAAATATATGAACGTATCGGCCATGTCGGCTTTGAAGGGAAATATATAGATACGCAGATACAGGAATCATTTGCCGCACAGGAAAGGACTTCCCGGATCGTTTCGATCTTTGCTTTCGTCGCCATCCTGATCTCGTTGCTGGGGTTGCTGGCTATGTCGACCTACTTTATCCAGCAGCGTTCATCGGAAGTGGCGGTGCGTAAAGTATTCGGCTCGACTAATTCCCAGATATTATACCGGCTGATCCGTACTTTCCTTGTCTATGTATTGATTGCTTTTGTGATCGCTACACCGATCATCTGGCGATTCATGCAGCAATGGTTGTCCGATTATTCTTACCGGATCGAATTGAGCCCGCTTATTTTTATAGCAGCCGGTCTGTTTTGTTTATTCGTATCGTTCGTTACGATATTTATCCAGAGTTACCAGGCTGCCAATCTCAATCCGGTGGAAAGTATAAAGAATAAATGA
- a CDS encoding ABC transporter permease yields MRNFSMAFRSLFKKGRNNGIKILALAVGLAMGLVLVAKVCFERSYDNFYPDNDRIYLVKSGLNKDGKKDTWGQVSGAVAPGLKAEVPEVEVATRYTRIGPANELIMSPEKQFYKATILLADTSFFDIFPRPILVGDPKDVLSRPGYAMISRSLAEKMGGVGNVVGKTFVRDANRNAPQTIGGVFEDIPENSHLRYDVLGSLASMPEWSTTNWLGNDRYIAYVKLVPGTDPEGLAPAIRRMQERNQDMEALKQAGVDLFYTISPLQDIHNNDKEVKDMNAMLLFLATILILIAVLNYVLVVISTLIGRTKEVAVHKCYGASGKNIFGMIFSESLLHLLLALLLGAFLLILCKGKVEELLSASLSALFTVPTLMILSGICIVVFAVTCLVPTWLFLRIPVASAFRSVKESKRYWKLCLLFVQFVATAYLVALLITINRQYSAMISSDPGYAYENLIFCNTRGVSALERERAMDELRRLPQVDLVSASCELPFKYPSGNNVGLPGDNRELFNIADMYSVGDNYFELMEIPILEGHAFRQGEANGDKIMVSRRFVEQMEKVAGWTGSAIGKGVMISEHSNGNQVYTICGVYEDFRIGSIKGPDTRASVFFYDMKPGGIAPTENILIKMHDMTSDNIAQVNQILTDAMPDKVVEASVYKMSLAQQYQGDREFRDSIFISGIVCLIIALIGLLGYTADETNRRGREIAIRKVNGATAASILRMISRDISYIAVPALTIGVVIAYISASDWLEKFSERIHLNAFLFIIAAFFVYLVIIGCVLYRAWATANENPIDSLKAE; encoded by the coding sequence ATGAGGAATTTTAGTATGGCATTCCGCTCCCTGTTTAAGAAGGGAAGGAACAATGGGATTAAGATACTGGCGCTTGCCGTTGGACTGGCAATGGGTCTGGTGTTGGTTGCAAAAGTATGTTTCGAACGTTCGTATGATAACTTTTATCCCGACAACGACCGTATTTATCTGGTCAAGTCCGGCTTGAACAAAGACGGGAAGAAAGATACCTGGGGACAGGTGAGCGGTGCCGTCGCTCCGGGTTTGAAAGCGGAGGTTCCGGAGGTGGAAGTCGCTACGCGCTATACCCGCATAGGACCGGCCAATGAACTGATCATGTCGCCGGAGAAACAATTTTATAAAGCGACCATCCTGCTTGCCGATACCAGCTTTTTCGATATATTCCCCCGTCCGATTCTGGTGGGAGATCCGAAAGATGTTCTGTCCCGTCCCGGTTATGCGATGATCTCGCGCTCGTTGGCCGAGAAAATGGGCGGAGTAGGGAACGTGGTCGGCAAGACCTTCGTTCGTGACGCAAACCGGAACGCTCCGCAAACCATCGGTGGCGTATTTGAAGATATACCCGAAAACAGCCATCTGCGTTATGATGTGCTGGGATCGCTGGCAAGCATGCCGGAATGGAGTACGACCAACTGGCTGGGTAACGACCGTTACATCGCCTATGTAAAACTGGTTCCGGGTACTGATCCGGAAGGGCTTGCCCCGGCTATCCGCCGTATGCAGGAACGCAACCAGGATATGGAAGCGCTGAAACAGGCCGGTGTCGATTTGTTCTATACCATCTCGCCTTTGCAGGATATCCATAATAATGATAAGGAGGTGAAAGACATGAATGCCATGCTTCTCTTCCTGGCTACGATCCTGATTCTTATAGCCGTGCTGAATTATGTGCTGGTCGTTATCTCTACACTGATCGGACGTACGAAAGAAGTGGCGGTACATAAATGTTACGGAGCTTCGGGTAAAAATATATTCGGAATGATCTTTTCCGAATCCTTGCTGCATCTGTTACTGGCACTCTTGCTGGGAGCTTTCCTGTTGATCCTTTGTAAAGGGAAGGTGGAGGAATTGTTGTCGGCTTCGCTGTCTGCTTTGTTTACGGTACCTACTTTGATGATTTTGTCGGGTATTTGTATCGTTGTATTCGCCGTAACCTGCCTGGTGCCGACTTGGCTCTTCCTCCGTATTCCGGTGGCATCGGCTTTCCGTAGCGTAAAAGAATCGAAGCGTTACTGGAAACTGTGCCTGCTTTTTGTACAGTTTGTCGCTACGGCCTATCTGGTGGCATTATTGATCACGATCAATCGCCAGTATAGTGCTATGATTTCGAGTGATCCCGGCTATGCCTACGAGAATCTGATCTTTTGTAATACCCGCGGTGTAAGTGCCCTGGAGCGTGAGCGGGCGATGGACGAACTGCGTCGTTTGCCGCAGGTAGACCTGGTGTCGGCCAGTTGCGAGTTGCCTTTCAAATATCCTTCGGGTAATAATGTCGGTTTGCCGGGTGATAACCGCGAACTGTTTAACATTGCCGATATGTACAGTGTCGGTGATAATTATTTTGAACTGATGGAGATACCTATTCTGGAGGGCCACGCTTTCCGCCAGGGTGAGGCTAACGGCGATAAAATAATGGTTAGCCGTCGTTTTGTCGAACAGATGGAGAAGGTGGCGGGCTGGACAGGAAGTGCTATTGGTAAAGGTGTGATGATATCCGAACATAGTAATGGAAATCAGGTATACACCATTTGCGGTGTCTATGAGGACTTCCGTATCGGCTCCATCAAAGGTCCCGACACCCGTGCCTCGGTTTTCTTCTACGACATGAAGCCGGGTGGAATTGCTCCTACGGAAAATATCTTGATAAAGATGCATGATATGACATCGGACAATATAGCACAGGTCAACCAGATCCTGACAGATGCAATGCCGGATAAAGTGGTGGAAGCTTCTGTCTATAAAATGAGTCTGGCTCAGCAATACCAAGGCGACCGTGAGTTCCGCGACTCCATCTTCATCAGCGGCATCGTCTGCCTGATCATTGCACTGATCGGACTGCTGGGATATACTGCCGACGAAACCAACCGCCGCGGACGTGAGATAGCGATCCGCAAGGTCAACGGTGCGACTGCCGCCAGCATCCTCCGGATGATCTCGCGCGACATCTCCTATATAGCCGTTCCTGCTCTTACGATCGGTGTAGTGATTGCCTATATCAGTGCCTCCGACTGGCTGGAGAAATTCTCGGAACGTATCCATCTGAATGCCTTCCTGTTTATCATCGCGGCTTTCTTCGTTTACCTCGTCATCATTGGTTGCGTATTGTATCGTGCCTGGGCGACGGCCAATGAGAATCCGATCGACAGTCTGAAAGCGGAATAA
- a CDS encoding ABC transporter permease translates to MKNVHIAFRSLFKKGRHNGIKIISLGVGLAMGLVLIAKVCFELSYDNFYPESDRVFAIQENVSVGEKKIEGYPHVSAGVPSGMKAEIPGVESATCANVIGEYLFTTSDKKKYTGNFVMADQYFFDVLPRKVLAGNAKETLSRPLYALVSEKIAAKIGSGKDVVGQTFEIASFPGHLFTIGGVFEEVPDNTHLKYNMLVSLASFETVMGWSNLDQWFGGDSYNGYVRLEPGIVAENLLQPMAEMLDRHVDSAQLKERGIDYALMLCPLEELYAKSPATKRMAVMLVAIAFAILFAALMNYVLLVISSLVTRSKDIAVHKCYGASGWNISDMIFSETFLNLLVSLGISALLILALREMVEELLSASLLSLFTVDTVLMLVAVCVIVFLVAGLLPSQLFSKIPVASVFRSYKESRRSWKKVLLFIQFVAVGFLVCLLVVIGLQYNRMVNDNPGYKYERLAYCRMDGVPGSSRRALMDELKKLPEVEDVSTCSSLPAFSGSGDMVYRPGTKETIIHFADLYGANANYTSLMEMSVIQGKGFDHSYSDSSRVVMISRMMADKLALALDWKDGVIGKKIYVSGHGTPNDFEIAGVYDDVRVGAIGSELMGPSALFYSGRPQNTLVIKLNKMSQENMARLDETIKATLPDKEMPVSSYSVSMANMYNSSRLFRNAVMLGGIVTLIITLIGLIGYINDETNRRGKEIAVRKINGATEKDILSLIASDVTWMAFPALLLGAGASYYAGEKWLQQFAEKISMNVGVFTLSVAGVLLLILGTVVYRSWMVAVSNPVESLKSE, encoded by the coding sequence ATGAAGAATGTACATATCGCTTTCCGTTCCCTTTTTAAGAAAGGAAGACATAATGGAATTAAAATAATTTCATTGGGCGTTGGTCTGGCCATGGGCTTGGTACTGATTGCTAAAGTATGTTTCGAACTATCTTATGATAACTTCTATCCTGAGTCGGATCGTGTTTTTGCCATACAGGAAAATGTATCCGTAGGAGAGAAGAAAATAGAAGGCTATCCGCATGTAAGTGCAGGTGTTCCGTCGGGGATGAAAGCTGAAATACCCGGTGTGGAATCGGCTACCTGTGCCAATGTAATAGGGGAGTATCTTTTTACTACTTCCGATAAGAAAAAATACACCGGTAACTTTGTAATGGCAGACCAGTACTTCTTTGATGTCCTTCCCCGTAAAGTGTTGGCCGGTAATGCGAAGGAGACTCTTTCGCGTCCATTGTATGCCCTTGTATCCGAAAAGATAGCTGCTAAGATAGGCAGTGGAAAAGATGTGGTAGGACAGACTTTTGAAATCGCCTCTTTTCCCGGACATCTTTTTACGATCGGCGGAGTGTTTGAAGAAGTACCGGATAATACCCATCTGAAATATAACATGCTGGTTTCACTGGCCTCTTTCGAGACAGTAATGGGGTGGTCGAACCTCGATCAATGGTTTGGGGGAGATAGTTATAATGGGTATGTTCGCCTGGAGCCCGGTATCGTTGCCGAAAACCTGTTGCAGCCGATGGCCGAGATGCTCGACCGCCATGTCGACTCTGCCCAATTGAAAGAGCGGGGAATCGATTACGCTCTGATGTTGTGTCCGCTGGAGGAACTTTATGCCAAGTCGCCGGCAACGAAACGGATGGCTGTCATGCTCGTGGCTATTGCATTTGCTATCCTTTTTGCAGCCTTGATGAATTACGTTTTACTGGTGATCTCGTCACTGGTAACCCGTTCGAAAGATATTGCCGTACATAAATGTTACGGTGCATCCGGATGGAATATCTCGGACATGATCTTTTCGGAAACCTTTCTTAACCTGCTTGTCTCGCTGGGGATATCTGCTTTGTTGATACTGGCACTCCGTGAGATGGTGGAAGAATTGCTCAGTGCGTCGTTGTTATCGCTGTTTACGGTCGATACCGTTCTGATGCTGGTAGCTGTTTGTGTAATTGTATTTTTAGTGGCGGGATTACTGCCTTCGCAACTATTTTCGAAAATACCGGTAGCATCGGTATTTCGCTCCTATAAAGAATCACGCCGTTCATGGAAGAAAGTGCTGTTGTTTATCCAGTTTGTGGCCGTCGGTTTTCTAGTATGCCTGCTGGTGGTTATCGGTTTGCAGTATAATAGAATGGTGAACGATAATCCGGGATATAAATACGAACGGCTGGCTTATTGCAGGATGGACGGTGTGCCGGGTTCTTCCCGTCGCGCCTTGATGGATGAACTTAAAAAACTTCCGGAGGTGGAGGACGTATCTACTTGCAGTAGCTTACCTGCTTTCAGCGGTTCAGGGGATATGGTTTATCGTCCGGGAACAAAGGAAACCATTATTCATTTCGCCGACCTTTACGGGGCGAATGCCAATTATACCTCTTTGATGGAAATGTCCGTTATCCAGGGAAAAGGATTCGATCATTCTTATTCCGATTCTTCCCGCGTGGTAATGATCAGCCGGATGATGGCCGACAAACTGGCTTTGGCACTCGACTGGAAAGACGGTGTGATAGGAAAGAAAATATATGTGAGCGGTCATGGTACGCCTAACGATTTCGAGATAGCAGGCGTGTACGACGATGTTCGTGTCGGGGCTATCGGAAGCGAATTGATGGGACCTTCGGCGCTGTTTTATAGCGGTCGTCCGCAGAATACGCTGGTCATTAAACTGAATAAAATGTCGCAGGAGAACATGGCACGGCTGGACGAAACCATCAAGGCCACTTTACCGGATAAGGAGATGCCTGTATCTTCTTACAGTGTCAGCATGGCGAATATGTATAACTCTTCGCGCCTTTTCCGCAACGCGGTGATGCTGGGCGGTATCGTAACGCTGATCATCACTCTGATCGGGCTGATCGGGTATATCAATGATGAAACCAACCGGCGCGGAAAAGAAATAGCCGTTCGTAAGATCAACGGGGCAACGGAAAAGGATATCCTTTCGCTGATCGCTTCCGATGTGACCTGGATGGCTTTTCCCGCTTTGTTGCTGGGAGCCGGTGCCTCTTATTATGCAGGCGAGAAGTGGTTACAGCAATTTGCCGAAAAGATATCGATGAATGTCGGTGTGTTCACGTTGAGTGTGGCAGGGGTACTGTTGCTCATTTTAGGTACCGTTGTCTATCGTAGCTGGATGGTTGCCGTATCCAATCCGGTGGAAAGTTTGAAATCAGAATAA
- a CDS encoding efflux RND transporter periplasmic adaptor subunit, protein MDIQLEKKKGIQKKHLPYVGGGVLFLVLVGWIIFGDHASTLKVDARGISIGNVTKEQFNDFVRVDGQVQPITVVQLSPEEGGIVQEKVVEEGAQVKKGDVIVRLSNSGLDLQILDAEAQLAEKQNFLRNTQVAMEQDKLNNQLEKAQLDVDIARSRRAYTQQKKLYDENLIAKEEFLKAKEDYELATKKYALVVERLRQDSISRTIQMDEMETSLANMRRNIQLVHERKEHLNVRSQINGELGLLDVVLGQNVSAGMKIGQINDLSDYKIEAMIDEHYIDRVKPGLGAAFDRQGTSFALAVRKVYPEVREGKFRTDFVFTGERPDNIRSGQTYYINLELGQPTESIIIPRGTFFQSTGGSWIFVLDKDGKKAYRRKIKIGRQNPQYYEVTEGLEAGEKVIVSSYESYKDNEVLVLE, encoded by the coding sequence ATGGATATACAGTTAGAAAAGAAAAAAGGCATTCAAAAGAAACATTTACCTTATGTAGGTGGTGGTGTTTTATTCCTGGTACTGGTGGGATGGATCATTTTCGGCGATCATGCATCGACCCTGAAAGTCGATGCTCGCGGAATCAGTATCGGTAATGTGACTAAGGAACAATTCAATGATTTCGTCCGCGTAGACGGACAGGTACAGCCTATCACTGTCGTGCAGTTGAGCCCGGAAGAAGGCGGTATCGTACAGGAGAAGGTAGTTGAAGAAGGTGCCCAGGTGAAAAAAGGCGATGTCATTGTCCGTCTTTCCAACTCCGGTCTCGATTTGCAGATTCTGGATGCGGAAGCTCAGTTGGCTGAAAAACAGAACTTCCTGCGTAATACCCAGGTAGCGATGGAACAGGACAAGCTGAATAACCAGTTGGAGAAAGCTCAGCTCGATGTCGACATCGCCCGTTCACGCCGTGCTTATACGCAACAAAAGAAGCTCTATGATGAAAACCTGATCGCCAAGGAAGAATTTCTGAAAGCGAAGGAAGATTATGAACTGGCAACCAAGAAATATGCTCTTGTCGTTGAACGTTTGCGTCAGGATTCAATTTCCCGTACGATCCAGATGGACGAAATGGAAACGAGTTTGGCTAATATGCGCCGTAACATCCAATTGGTGCACGAACGGAAAGAACATCTGAATGTCCGTTCACAGATCAACGGCGAACTGGGTTTGCTGGATGTAGTCCTCGGACAGAATGTATCAGCCGGTATGAAGATCGGTCAGATCAACGACCTTTCCGATTATAAGATAGAAGCCATGATCGACGAACACTATATCGACCGCGTTAAACCGGGATTGGGTGCAGCCTTCGACCGTCAGGGTACAAGTTTCGCACTGGCTGTACGTAAAGTATATCCGGAAGTTCGTGAAGGTAAGTTCCGTACCGACTTTGTCTTTACCGGCGAACGTCCTGACAATATCCGCAGCGGACAAACGTATTATATCAACCTGGAATTAGGACAGCCGACGGAAAGTATCATCATCCCGCGCGGAACGTTCTTCCAGAGTACAGGAGGCAGCTGGATATTCGTTTTGGATAAAGATGGCAAAAAGGCTTATCGCCGCAAGATTAAGATCGGTCGTCAGAACCCGCAGTATTATGAAGTGACCGAAGGTTTGGAAGCCGGTGAAAAAGTGATCGTATCAAGCTACGAAAGCTATAAGGATAATGAAGTCCTGGTGTTGGAATGA
- a CDS encoding TolC family protein: MKQIIFTSILSFSLATAAVAQEKLWTMDECMHYAVENSPKVKKQTYTSDSYKAELNSSVASFFPSMSASVGAQYSFGRSIDPETNVYNNTSTFNNGYGLNVSIPIFNGGQLVNQWRMAKANRQLGMNDIQKEKDDLAINTMQAFMDVVYYQGTVKLAAEQLEENSRILYKTRRQEELGLKGKADVAQIEAQVAANDYNLTHQQNLLNTALLTLKQNMNYPSDMELDVDTMLLDKSYATMMESVNEIYDYASENNPTALQAKLQLKSYKMQYMMAKGRLLPSISFSAGVSTNYYENLKADKAPASFSNQFKNNRGEYISFNLSFPLFDGLSRLTNLRKARNNMRIAQEQQTEVLRQLETAIEQAILDREGYAKETIQMDKKAKADEIAYQVTLRKFEEGLMSPIDLQTSANTLLLSKADLLQRKLMYLMKCKLVDYYKGKPLIEGIH, encoded by the coding sequence ATGAAACAGATAATATTTACATCGATTCTTTCGTTTAGCCTGGCAACAGCCGCCGTGGCCCAGGAAAAGCTCTGGACAATGGATGAATGCATGCATTATGCCGTTGAAAACAGTCCGAAAGTGAAGAAACAAACTTATACCAGTGATTCTTATAAAGCAGAGTTAAATTCCTCTGTAGCCTCTTTCTTCCCGTCTATGAGTGCAAGTGTAGGAGCGCAATACAGTTTCGGACGTTCGATTGACCCGGAGACTAACGTGTATAATAATACATCTACTTTCAATAACGGATATGGTCTGAATGTTTCTATTCCTATATTTAACGGAGGGCAGTTAGTCAACCAGTGGCGTATGGCAAAAGCAAACCGTCAGTTAGGTATGAATGATATCCAAAAGGAAAAAGACGACCTGGCAATCAATACGATGCAGGCTTTTATGGATGTGGTATATTACCAGGGAACAGTTAAACTAGCTGCTGAACAATTAGAAGAAAATAGCCGTATCTTGTATAAAACACGCCGTCAGGAGGAGCTGGGATTGAAAGGTAAAGCAGATGTGGCACAGATAGAAGCGCAGGTAGCAGCCAACGATTACAATCTGACCCACCAGCAGAATTTGCTTAATACGGCTTTGTTGACACTGAAGCAGAATATGAATTACCCTTCCGACATGGAACTGGATGTAGATACGATGCTTTTGGATAAATCGTATGCAACAATGATGGAGTCGGTTAATGAAATATATGATTACGCATCAGAAAATAATCCGACAGCCTTGCAGGCGAAACTTCAGTTGAAATCCTATAAAATGCAATACATGATGGCAAAAGGACGTTTGTTACCATCCATTTCTTTCTCAGCAGGGGTTTCTACGAATTATTATGAGAATCTGAAAGCAGATAAGGCTCCCGCTTCTTTTAGCAATCAGTTTAAAAATAACCGTGGTGAATATATCTCTTTCAACCTGAGTTTCCCTTTATTTGACGGATTGAGTCGTCTGACCAACCTGCGTAAGGCACGCAATAATATGCGTATCGCCCAGGAACAACAGACAGAAGTGCTCCGTCAGTTGGAGACAGCCATCGAACAAGCTATTCTCGACCGTGAGGGCTATGCCAAAGAAACTATTCAGATGGATAAAAAAGCAAAAGCGGATGAAATTGCTTATCAGGTAACTTTACGTAAATTTGAAGAAGGTCTGATGAGCCCGATCGATCTGCAAACCAGTGCAAATACATTACTTCTGTCAAAAGCCGACCTGCTGCAGCGGAAGCTGATGTATCTGATGAAATGCAAGCTGGTCGATTATTATAAAGGGAAACCTTTGATTGAAGGCATTCATTGA
- a CDS encoding sigma-54-dependent transcriptional regulator has product MAKQGTILVVDDNKGILTAVQMLLGTCFEKVITISTPNKIKTTLHNENVDVVLLDMNFSAGINTGNEGLFWLSEIKKEDPSVQVVLFTAYADIDLAVRGIKEGATDFVVKPWNNAKLLETLKTAYDIRTANKKGIPHENSKLVVSKESGMFWGESNAMQQLRNLIEKVAKTDANILITGENGTGKEMLAREIHMLSNRKKEAMVPVDMGAITETLFESELFGHMKGAFTDARADRPGKFEAANNGTLFLDEIGNLSYHLQAKLLTALQRRSVVRVGSNTPIPVNIRLICATNRDLQDMVQKEQFREDLLYRINTIHVEIPSLRDRPEDIVPLTEIFLAKYCSIYGKSSMRLNADAKEKLKQQPWFGNIRELEHTIEKAVIISEGETLDSSDFDFPRKKESPLKEATTLEEMEYNMIKNAMDKYNGNLSLVASQLGISRQTLYNKIKRYEL; this is encoded by the coding sequence ATGGCTAAACAAGGCACCATACTGGTCGTAGACGACAATAAGGGGATTCTTACCGCAGTACAGATGCTGTTAGGCACCTGTTTTGAGAAAGTGATAACTATCTCTACCCCAAACAAAATCAAAACAACCCTGCATAATGAAAACGTAGACGTTGTTTTACTCGATATGAACTTCAGTGCCGGTATCAATACCGGAAATGAAGGGCTTTTCTGGCTTTCCGAAATAAAGAAGGAAGACCCGTCGGTACAGGTTGTTCTCTTCACCGCTTATGCTGATATAGACCTGGCGGTAAGGGGAATCAAGGAAGGCGCTACCGACTTCGTTGTCAAACCCTGGAATAACGCCAAGTTACTGGAAACGTTGAAAACGGCTTATGATATCCGGACAGCCAACAAGAAAGGTATTCCTCACGAAAACAGCAAACTGGTTGTCTCGAAGGAAAGCGGTATGTTTTGGGGCGAAAGCAATGCGATGCAGCAACTCCGCAACCTGATCGAGAAGGTGGCAAAAACAGATGCCAACATCCTGATCACCGGAGAGAACGGAACCGGTAAGGAAATGCTGGCAAGAGAAATACATATGTTGTCGAACCGTAAAAAAGAAGCCATGGTTCCAGTAGACATGGGCGCCATCACCGAAACGCTGTTCGAAAGCGAACTGTTCGGCCATATGAAAGGTGCTTTTACCGATGCCCGCGCCGACCGTCCGGGAAAGTTTGAAGCAGCCAACAACGGGACCCTTTTCCTGGATGAGATAGGGAACCTCTCCTACCATCTGCAAGCCAAATTACTGACTGCCCTACAACGCCGCAGCGTAGTACGAGTGGGAAGCAACACGCCTATTCCGGTCAATATCCGCCTGATCTGTGCGACAAACCGCGACCTGCAGGATATGGTACAGAAAGAACAATTCCGCGAAGACCTTTTATACCGTATCAATACGATACATGTGGAAATACCGTCCCTCCGCGACCGCCCCGAAGATATCGTGCCGCTGACAGAGATATTCCTCGCTAAATATTGCTCTATTTACGGAAAATCATCCATGCGCCTGAATGCGGACGCAAAGGAAAAACTGAAACAACAACCCTGGTTCGGTAATATCCGCGAATTGGAGCATACCATCGAAAAGGCAGTGATCATTTCCGAAGGAGAAACGCTCGACAGCTCGGATTTCGATTTTCCCCGTAAGAAAGAATCTCCTCTGAAAGAAGCTACCACATTGGAAGAAATGGAATACAACATGATCAAAAATGCCATGGATAAATACAATGGCAATCTTTCGCTCGTTGCCAGCCAGCTGGGTATTTCACGTCAGACACTGTACAACAAAATCAAACGTTACGAGCTGTAA